The following coding sequences lie in one Rutidosis leptorrhynchoides isolate AG116_Rl617_1_P2 chromosome 4, CSIRO_AGI_Rlap_v1, whole genome shotgun sequence genomic window:
- the LOC139845125 gene encoding snakin-2-like, with the protein MGFSKTFVASLLLSLLVLQLVHAFQLSDASVEEKISTKIDCGEACAARCKLSKRPNLCNRACGTCCGRCNCVPPGTSGNYESCACYANMTTRGNKKKCP; encoded by the exons ATGGGATTCTCCAAAACCTTTGTAGCTTCACTTCTTCTTTCTCTGCTCGTCCTACAACTTGTCCACGCCTTTCAACTT AGTGACGCTAGCGTTGAAGAAAAAATATCCACCAAGATAG ATTGTGGAGAAGCATGTGCAGCAAGGTGTAAACTATCAAAAAGGCCTAACTTATGCAACAGGGCTTGTGGAACATGTTGCGGAAGATGTAACTGTGTTCCACCAGGCACATCTGGCAACTACGAATCGTGTGCTTGTTACGCTAACATGACCACTCGTGGCAACAAAAAGAAGTGCCCTTGA